The following proteins are encoded in a genomic region of Protaetiibacter sp. SSC-01:
- a CDS encoding HAD family hydrolase, whose amino-acid sequence MRLAPEDRWLIGLDIDGTVLTEDGQLDPRVASEIRRVRDLGHEIMPSTGRSVSMTLPVIDRLGIAPSYAVCANGAIVMRRDKEAPVGWMRDRVETFDPREVLTTIHEHLEGASYAVEDEEGLFRFTGPFPEGALAAGRLQVEFEDLLEARATRVVVLSPGHAVEDFLAVVERMGLHKVSYNVGWTAWLDIAPDGVNKGTGMEYVRERLGISREHVMVIGDGRNDIDMFEWAASGGGVAIAMGQAPDEVRAVSTDVTGTDRDQGVATALARYFQV is encoded by the coding sequence GTGAGGCTCGCGCCGGAGGATCGCTGGCTCATCGGCCTCGACATCGACGGCACCGTGCTGACCGAGGACGGCCAGCTCGACCCGCGGGTCGCATCCGAGATCCGCCGGGTGCGCGATCTCGGCCACGAGATCATGCCGTCGACGGGGCGCTCGGTGTCGATGACGCTGCCCGTGATCGACCGCCTCGGGATCGCACCGTCGTACGCCGTGTGCGCGAACGGCGCGATCGTCATGCGGCGCGACAAGGAGGCGCCCGTCGGCTGGATGCGCGACCGCGTCGAGACGTTCGACCCGCGCGAGGTGCTCACGACGATCCACGAGCACCTCGAGGGTGCGAGCTACGCCGTCGAGGACGAGGAGGGGCTCTTCCGCTTCACGGGCCCGTTCCCCGAGGGCGCGCTCGCCGCGGGCCGACTGCAGGTGGAGTTCGAGGACCTCCTCGAGGCCCGGGCCACGCGCGTCGTCGTGCTCTCGCCCGGGCACGCCGTCGAGGACTTCCTCGCGGTCGTCGAGCGCATGGGCCTCCACAAGGTCAGCTACAACGTCGGCTGGACGGCGTGGCTCGACATCGCGCCCGACGGCGTCAACAAGGGCACCGGCATGGAGTACGTGCGCGAGCGCCTCGGCATCTCGCGCGAGCACGTCATGGTGATCGGCGACGGGCGCAACGACATCGACATGTTCGAGTGGGCGGCATCCGGCGGCGGCGTCGCGATCGCGATGGGGCAGGCGCCGGATGAGGTGCGCGCCGTCTCGACGGACGTCACGGGCACCGACCGCGACCAGGGCGTCGCGACGGCACTCGCACGGTACTTCCAGGTCTAG